The proteins below are encoded in one region of Spartinivicinus poritis:
- a CDS encoding RHS repeat domain-containing protein, with product MDNVKSEYFSRQYGYDSLLRLTTSTQRSYNETFTVETQYDEFSRPVKTVYPTGLAIAQQYNEHGYLKAITDGKVENPKKYWEATEVDPFGNVVESELGNTIKNTRFFDPKTGRLIAISDRLSDANQVNLLEFSYDDIGNLTSRTDTRLSINETFQYDQLNRLTDVLATFSDGKTQNTRVEYDAIGNITFKSDVGSYSYGGSCNGKPAGPHAVTKTTGVQNTTYCYDKNGNMVSGNGRSVQYTAFDKPDLITKGDASTAIAYGADRARHRRVDTTTQGKNTTYYMGGIYEKVVSDSGKVQHKHYIADIAIVTQTENGGEENGTKTNYLHRDHLDSIVAITDENAQVIERFSYDPWGKKRLTDWKPAPDYTALASNITTRGFTNHENLDAVGLIHMNGRVYDQNLGKFLSADPFIQAPYNLQSFNRYSYAWNNPLNGTDPSGFTLIGSAVGDHSGRFDSPNDKNDNSNRGGGFDNRNDDGRRSDWSSDYNSNSLDDRIGIDFDRTFETRGPTQTEINHHVNNAGSYDDVTDYATAHGNPSGVLSDQPRNVIRLGRLSDEELAKRGFFFNAADKVLGFLEYVNPKKVGQTIIGGIAKGIGTLTSKAKSLVSSLTTSNTNRGAFGHKANINLKKQLKSEEQLADIKAGGGTPTHGADAKANLDVADRLVRTYGGKKSDWQKVSSDSYKAADGSHVEIHAYRNVSTGQVYEPKTIAYPQTKGSQ from the coding sequence GCGGTTAACCACCAGTACGCAGCGTTCTTACAATGAAACCTTTACGGTTGAAACCCAATACGACGAGTTTAGCCGCCCGGTTAAAACCGTTTACCCAACCGGTTTAGCGATTGCCCAGCAATACAATGAGCACGGTTATTTAAAAGCCATTACCGATGGAAAGGTGGAAAACCCGAAAAAGTATTGGGAAGCAACAGAAGTCGATCCGTTTGGGAATGTGGTCGAATCTGAGTTGGGTAATACTATTAAAAATACCCGCTTCTTTGATCCCAAAACTGGCCGGTTAATCGCGATTTCTGATCGTCTCAGTGATGCTAACCAAGTTAATTTATTGGAATTTAGCTATGACGATATCGGCAATTTAACTAGCCGCACCGATACACGGTTAAGTATCAATGAAACTTTCCAGTACGATCAGCTTAACCGCCTGACCGATGTGTTAGCCACCTTCAGTGATGGTAAAACCCAAAACACGCGGGTGGAATATGATGCGATCGGGAATATCACTTTTAAATCCGATGTGGGCAGTTACAGCTATGGGGGTAGCTGCAATGGCAAACCCGCTGGGCCTCATGCCGTAACCAAAACCACTGGCGTTCAAAACACCACGTATTGCTATGACAAAAACGGCAATATGGTCAGCGGCAATGGCCGCTCGGTGCAATACACAGCATTTGATAAGCCGGATTTAATTACCAAAGGCGATGCATCCACTGCTATTGCTTATGGGGCTGATCGGGCGCGTCACCGTCGTGTCGATACCACAACCCAAGGAAAAAATACCACCTACTACATGGGCGGTATTTACGAAAAGGTTGTTAGCGACAGCGGCAAAGTACAGCACAAGCATTACATTGCTGACATTGCTATCGTCACTCAAACCGAAAATGGCGGCGAAGAAAACGGCACCAAAACCAACTACCTGCACCGGGATCATTTAGACTCGATTGTTGCCATTACCGATGAAAATGCACAGGTGATAGAGCGGTTTAGCTACGACCCCTGGGGTAAAAAGCGCTTAACCGACTGGAAACCTGCACCGGATTACACTGCACTTGCCTCCAATATTACTACTCGTGGTTTTACTAACCATGAGAATTTGGATGCAGTGGGCTTAATCCACATGAACGGACGGGTCTACGATCAGAACCTCGGAAAATTCCTTTCTGCCGACCCATTTATTCAAGCACCGTACAACTTACAGTCGTTTAACCGTTACAGTTATGCTTGGAATAATCCACTTAATGGAACAGACCCATCAGGCTTTACATTAATTGGCTCTGCGGTTGGCGATCATAGTGGTCGATTTGATTCTCCTAATGATAAGAATGACAACAGCAATAGGGGTGGGGGTTTTGATAATAGAAATGATGATGGAAGAAGGAGTGACTGGAGCAGCGACTACAACTCAAACTCACTAGATGACCGCATTGGCATCGACTTTGACAGAACATTTGAAACAAGAGGACCAACACAGACAGAAATTAACCATCATGTAAACAATGCAGGTAGTTATGATGATGTTACGGATTATGCTACAGCCCATGGTAATCCTAGTGGGGTTCTGAGTGACCAGCCACGAAACGTAATTAGACTTGGCCGATTATCAGATGAAGAACTCGCAAAAAGAGGATTCTTTTTTAATGCCGCTGATAAAGTTCTGGGTTTTTTAGAGTATGTTAACCCTAAAAAGGTAGGCCAAACGATAATAGGGGGTATTGCCAAAGGCATAGGAACTCTTACAAGTAAAGCGAAAAGCTTGGTTTCTAGCTTGACTACTAGTAATACAAACAGAGGGGCATTCGGACATAAGGCTAATATCAACCTCAAAAAGCAGCTGAAAAGTGAAGAACAGCTTGCAGATATTAAAGCAGGGGGCGGAACTCCTACTCACGGTGCAGACGCCAAGGCAAATCTCGATGTTGCAGACAGGCTTGTAAGGACATATGGTGGAAAAAAATCTGATTGGCAAAAAGTTTCAAGTGATTCATATAAGGCTGCTGATGGATCTCATGTAGAAATACACGCCTATAGAAATGTATCCACTGGACAAGTGTACGAGCCAAAAACTATTGCATACCCTCAAACAAAAGGATCTCAGTAA